The following coding sequences lie in one Silene latifolia isolate original U9 population chromosome 5, ASM4854445v1, whole genome shotgun sequence genomic window:
- the LOC141656647 gene encoding uncharacterized protein LOC141656647 isoform X3, with product MQSCHQTYTRRLHGSLSGQAFLMRYTSSSRMYFADHTRVLGRVNRNMIEQLSGFKQAHTAQQECLCYTDKMIGCYASFEQEKGRKVGNEFWRISGIRKRWLLVTPKKTTSSPAL from the exons ATGCAGAGCTGTCATCAGACATATACTCGGAGGTTGCATGGCTCATTGTCAGGGCAGGCGTTTCTAATGCGCTATACTTCGTCCAG CAGGATGTACTTTGCAGATCATACGAGGGTACTGGGAAGGGTAAATCGCAACATGATTGAACAGCTCTCTGGGTTTAAG CAAGCACACACAGCCCAGCAAGAATGTTTGTGTTATACTGATAAGATGATTGGATGTTATGCTTCATTCGAGCAG gaaaagggaaggaaagtGGGGAACGAGTTTTGGCGCATATCAGGAATCCGCAAGAGATGGCTCCTTGTAACTCCGAAAAAAACTACTTCCTCCCCTGCACTATGA